The Celeribacter marinus genome window below encodes:
- a CDS encoding NAD-dependent epimerase/dehydratase family protein, producing MPTALVTGAAGFIGSFVCRKLLDEGWRVIGVDCMSDYYDVTLKERREAMLMQSENYRSVHDMVETPGLLMSLFDAEKPDVVIHLAAQAGVRYSIENPRAYLESNIVGTFELLEAARAHPPKHMLLASTSSAYGANEDMPYCETDKADHQMSFYAATKKSTENMAHSYAHLFGLPVTMFRFFTVYGPWGRPDMALFKFTKAILEDTPIDVYNHGDMKRDFTYVEDLVHAIRLLIDAAPVRPEGGDVPVGDSLSPVAPFRVVNIGNSNAVQLTDFIAAIETATGKTAMRNLMPMQAGDVPATWADASLLNTLTGYAPQTDVKDGVASFVDWYRDYYQI from the coding sequence ATGCCCACAGCACTCGTGACCGGCGCGGCCGGATTTATTGGCTCATTTGTTTGCCGCAAACTGCTCGACGAAGGGTGGCGTGTGATCGGTGTGGATTGCATGTCCGATTACTATGACGTGACCTTAAAAGAGCGCCGTGAGGCTATGCTCATGCAGTCTGAGAACTACCGCTCGGTGCACGATATGGTTGAGACCCCCGGTTTGCTCATGTCCTTGTTTGACGCGGAAAAACCCGATGTGGTCATCCATCTCGCCGCTCAGGCGGGCGTGCGCTATTCCATCGAAAACCCGCGTGCATATCTCGAGAGTAACATTGTCGGTACGTTCGAATTGCTAGAGGCGGCCCGCGCCCATCCGCCCAAACATATGCTGCTCGCCTCGACCTCCTCAGCGTACGGTGCCAACGAGGATATGCCGTATTGCGAGACGGACAAAGCCGATCATCAAATGTCGTTCTATGCGGCCACCAAAAAATCGACCGAAAACATGGCGCATTCTTATGCGCATCTGTTCGGACTGCCTGTCACCATGTTCCGGTTTTTTACGGTCTATGGCCCGTGGGGACGCCCCGACATGGCGCTGTTCAAATTCACCAAAGCCATCCTCGAAGACACACCTATCGATGTCTACAACCACGGCGATATGAAACGCGATTTCACCTATGTCGAGGATTTGGTGCACGCCATTCGTCTCTTGATCGATGCGGCGCCTGTGCGCCCTGAGGGGGGTGATGTGCCCGTGGGCGATAGCCTTTCGCCTGTGGCCCCGTTTCGTGTTGTCAACATTGGCAACTCAAATGCCGTTCAACTCACGGATTTCATTGCCGCAATCGAGACAGCAACAGGCAAGACCGCGATGCGCAATCTGATGCCCATGCAAGCGGGAGATGTGCCTGCAACATGGGCGGATGCCTCTTTACTCAACACCCTCACCGGCTATGCGCCACAGACCGATGTCAAAGACGGGGTGGCGTCCTTTGTCGATTGGTACCGCGATTACTACCAGATTTAA
- a CDS encoding ATP-binding protein: protein MLFTWLKTFSPRGIYGRAALIILVPIVVLQMVVLVAFSKRYFDDITEQLMTGVVAEVALYEVAVEGLEPRDAASVMADLDARLNIVSTFGPDAVAVEAYRPWYDISGRTIERVLAATFPTLDGVNFVHGNSSFAFSYMTDAGRLHLEVNRRRASASNPHQLIVLTFFTGLVMTAISIIFLRNQMRPIKQLARVADAFGRGETLPYRLSGATEVRSAGAAFLSMRARIERQIDQRTLMLSGVSHDLRTPLTRMRLTVSLLEAEGVPQEDIDALKDDMSEMERLLDAFLAFARADAAEETAPVDLGALVEAAVARAKRAGGDVTFADMPVGDVLISARPDAVARALDNLIGNAMRYATHAYVSCHALDRSVVLSVEDDGAGIAEADRERALHPFVRLDSARNQNNGSGVGLGLSIAVDIARRHGGSLRLSESATHGGLRADIVLPRGPKTSETSADRRPS from the coding sequence ATGTTGTTTACTTGGCTCAAAACGTTTTCACCACGCGGCATCTATGGGCGCGCGGCTTTGATCATTCTGGTGCCCATTGTGGTGCTGCAAATGGTCGTTCTTGTCGCGTTCTCGAAACGTTATTTCGATGACATCACAGAGCAGCTGATGACGGGGGTTGTGGCCGAGGTGGCCCTCTACGAAGTGGCGGTTGAGGGGTTGGAGCCGCGTGATGCGGCGTCCGTTATGGCGGATCTGGATGCACGGTTGAACATCGTGTCGACCTTTGGCCCTGATGCGGTGGCCGTTGAGGCCTACCGGCCGTGGTACGACATTTCGGGACGCACCATCGAGCGGGTCTTAGCGGCGACATTCCCCACGTTGGACGGGGTGAATTTTGTCCATGGAAATAGCAGCTTTGCGTTTTCATACATGACCGATGCGGGGCGTTTGCACCTTGAGGTCAACCGGCGGCGGGCGTCCGCCAGCAATCCCCACCAGTTGATCGTCCTGACGTTTTTCACGGGGCTTGTGATGACGGCGATTTCCATCATATTTTTACGCAACCAAATGCGCCCGATCAAACAGTTGGCGCGGGTGGCGGATGCGTTCGGACGCGGTGAAACGCTGCCCTACAGGTTGAGCGGAGCCACCGAAGTGCGCTCGGCGGGGGCGGCGTTTTTGAGCATGCGTGCACGGATTGAGCGGCAAATTGATCAGCGTACCTTGATGTTGTCAGGGGTATCGCATGATTTGCGCACGCCGCTGACACGGATGCGGTTGACGGTGTCGCTGTTAGAGGCCGAAGGCGTCCCACAAGAGGACATCGACGCGCTCAAGGATGATATGTCGGAGATGGAGCGGTTACTTGACGCGTTCTTGGCCTTTGCGCGCGCCGATGCTGCCGAAGAAACTGCGCCCGTGGACCTTGGGGCATTGGTTGAGGCGGCTGTGGCGCGGGCCAAACGGGCAGGGGGTGATGTGACGTTCGCCGATATGCCCGTGGGGGATGTGTTGATCTCGGCGCGCCCCGATGCCGTGGCGCGCGCGCTCGACAACTTGATCGGCAATGCGATGCGCTACGCCACGCACGCCTATGTGTCGTGTCATGCGCTCGACAGATCGGTGGTTTTGAGCGTTGAGGATGATGGGGCGGGTATTGCGGAGGCAGACCGCGAACGCGCCTTGCACCCATTCGTGCGACTGGACAGTGCCCGCAATCAAAACAACGGCTCTGGCGTTGGCCTTGGCCTATCGATTGCCGTTGATATCGCGCGGCGCCACGGTGGGTCTCTAAGGCTGAGCGAAAGTGCGACCCATGGCGGCTTGCGCGCGGATATCGTGTTGCCGCGCGGGCCTAAGACGAGCGAAACCAGTGCGGACCGCCGCCCGTCCTGA